Below is a genomic region from Catenuloplanes atrovinosus.
CGCGGTCCTCTTCGACTACGTCGGCAAGCGGATCGGCCCGGGTACGGCCAGCGTCTTCCGCTCCGGCCTGTACCTGCCTCAGGTGCTGCCGGTCGCGGTCACCGGCATCGTCTGGGGCTGGTTCCTCAACTCCAGCACCGGTGTGTTCAACTCCATTCTGGACAGCATCGGGCTCGGCTTCCTCGCGCAGAACTGGCTCGGCGACCCGAAGTGGGCGCTCTGGTCGGTGATGTTCGTGATGGTGTGGGTCCAGCTCGGCTACCCGGTCGTGATGTTCATGTCCGGTCTGCAGCGCGTCGACCCGGAGCTCTACGAGGCCGCGGACCTGGACGGCGCGGGCTGGTGGCAGAAGTTCACCCGGATCGCGGTCCACCTGATCAAGCCGGAGATCTATGTCGTGCTGGTCACGACCACCATCTCGGCCCTCAAGATCTTCGGTCAGATCTTCGTGCTGACCCGCGGCGGGCCGGGCAACTCCACGCTGGTC
It encodes:
- a CDS encoding carbohydrate ABC transporter permease; translation: MANTRSRRGGKGGYLLFLLPGVLLFTAVIVIPLIMNIGISFTRWQGIGTPQWIGLDNYDRLIHDANFWASFRNIIFIIVAMVVIPTLLGLFLAAVLFDYVGKRIGPGTASVFRSGLYLPQVLPVAVTGIVWGWFLNSSTGVFNSILDSIGLGFLAQNWLGDPKWALWSVMFVMVWVQLGYPVVMFMSGLQRVDPELYEAADLDGAGWWQKFTRIAVHLIKPEIYVVLVTTTISALKIFGQIFVLTRGGPGNSTLVPSYFAWQNFFEKFNAGYGAAISTVLTLIIIVLTYVFLRIQTADERRGA